The Lolium perenne isolate Kyuss_39 chromosome 6, Kyuss_2.0, whole genome shotgun sequence genome segment AAGGAGAAGTACATAAGAGGTAAAGAGAATCATTTTCGTTGAAGATGACCAGCACACTTTTTGTATGGGTGGAGGATAACAAGATTGATTTTGCCACCATGGTTCTGATCATGCATTTCCCGTTTTCAGATATTTTTGGGCATCTTTCTGCCGGAAGAGCTCGCGCAGACGTCGCCTACTGCATCCGCGCCCTTGCTAGACGTCTTTCCAAGACACGCAACTGGGCGGTATGTCTACTATATATTTTCTGTTATTCATGATATGAAAGGTTTGTTAGTAGTATGGCTGTTTTAAGTGATTTGATGGAATCTACCCATTTTGTGCAATTCACCACAGTATTGTTTTGCCTGAAAATTCAGATTGTCGGTTGTATCGGTCTATAAGTACTATATAGTTTCTGTCAATGGATTACTAGATAACTTATGCTACATATAGACCGATACACCCAAAAAAATGAACTTTTGGGCAAGAAAATGCTACATATATCGAGCACTTCCATTATGCAAGCAAATGTTGCCTGTTTTGCTTGCTGTTATCAGGATGTTCATAACTGAAATTAAATGGTGCTTCTGATCGATGAAGTTTTCGTTTCCATATTGATATTTAAGGTTGCACTGAAGACATTAATTGTCATACACCGTGCCCTTCGTGAGGTTGATCCGTCTTTCCGTGACGAGCTCATTAGCTATGGAAGGTCTAGTGGCCATATGCTTCATATGTCCTATTTCAAGGATGACTCTAGCTCTGAAGGTACTAGTCGCTTGCTAACTTCGTTCTGCTCCTGGATCTAGCATCATTGGAAATTTTACTGACATGTCGTTATATTTGCAGCTTGGGATCATTCTGCATGGGTGCGCAATTATGCTTTATTTTTGGAAGAGAGGCTTGAGTCTTACCGTGTACTCAAATATGACGTCGAAGTGGATCCATTGGTATGTACTCTAACACAAGTTTCATTGGATTCCCTGCGCTAGTGTGTATTGTTTGTTTGCCATATTTACTCGTGAAAGTAGGGCGCCAATGTGTATGTAAGCTTTACTTTCAGTCTAGTGTACAGGCGTCAATGGACCACTTTAGCTCTTATTTATGAAAAATACTATTTCTGCAGAGAACTCGAGATCTTGATACAACTGGCTTGCTTGAACAACTTCCAGCATTGGAGCAGCTTCTTTTTCGGTTACTCGGTTGCCAGGTGATTCATTACTTATTCTACAATATATTGAATCCAATCATATATTTTTTAGGTGTCATAACATTTGAATGTGCATTGCTTACTTTCGACATTAATTATTTCAGCCACATGGTTCGTCATCTTATAACACCATAATCCAGCATGCCCTTTCAATGGTGAGGACTCAGCGCTTCTGCAAGTAGTTTACTAGTTAATAGTGATTTCAGCATTTGTTGACTTTGTTTTGCGTGTAAATGTAAGGTTGCTCTGGAGAGTGTTCGGATCCATACAGCTATCAATGATGGTATACTCAATCTGGTTGACAAGGTACCGTCGACTAGCTTATTTTATGAAATGATCATGTATACTTTTCTTTGTTTCTTAGTCAATTGATATCTTGTGCATAATGCAGTTCTTTGAGATGCAAAGGGATGATGCTATTAGGGCCCTTGACATATTCAAAAGAGCAATCAATCAGGTCAAttacttttttttctatttttggtCAACTAATTACTTCATTAATTTGAATGGGTTTTGTACGACACCTGAAATTGCAGGGTATGGGGCTCAATCAAGTCCATCTTTCTCCATACTTATTATCATTTTTTGGGTTGTGCAGGTAGGGCAACTTTCAGAATTTTATGAGGTGTGTAAAACCATGCATATTGGGCGTGGTGAGAAATTGTTAAGAATCGAACAGGTTTGATTCTCATCCTGTTATATTTTTCATTGTTTTCCATCCTGTTACTATTCAAATATTTTTCATTGTTTTTCTTATGTGAGTAAGCTTGCTGATGGCATATTCGTAACGTATACAGCCTCCTACATCATTCTTACAAACTATGGAAGAGTATGTGAGAGAAGCTCCCCTTGCTTCAAGAAATCAGGTTTGGAAATTTTAAATGTCAAGTATGGATAGTACTCCTCACAGTTCAGTTAGTATCCTTGTATTTACAAAATCAAAGGACCACATATTCTTCAGAATACTTAGAATAAAGAAACAATTATGTTGCAAGACCAATCTTTCCATTATTTAATTGGCAGGTATTGTTCTTTGTTCCTTCCTGGAGACATTTTTAGGACATTTTTGTTTCTCTGCAGGCTGTACTAGCAATAGAGTACAGAAAAAAAccagaagatgaagaagcatCAACTTCACCTCCTCCCCCAGTATCAACTTCAGTAAAAGAACCTGAACCAGAGCCGGTTAAAGAAGGCGCACCCAGACCTGAGCCGGTTAAAGAAGTCGCACCCAGACAAGAGCCGGTGGATTTGCTGGTAATTTTCCATGCAACTATAGCCAGCAAACATTATGTTATTTTTTGTCGGAATAACATTACGTTATTCTCAATCAGCCTAACATTTCGAACTTTTCTTGCTAGGGAATGGATGAACCAATTCCTGAAATTTCTGACCTAGATCAAAAGAATGCCTTGGCCTTAGCAATTGTTCAACCAGGTAACTATGTGTTGCATATGAACTTTTGTATTATTCCATATTGGAAGTTAGAAACAAGAAGATCAGGCTAGTTCTGAAGTCATGAGCTCATTAGTGATCTCTGTTGCAGATATAGCACCTAAGGCTAGTTCAGAAAACGTCACCACTAGCTGGGAGTTGGCACTCGTCACCGCACCCAGTTCAAATAACAGTGCCACTACCTCAAGCAAAATGGTGCATATTACACCTATCTTACCTTTCCTTTATTCGATCATCTCTTTTAAGCTAAACTTTCCTTCCCTTTTTTTCATGTCTCTGAAACTAAACTTACCTTCCCTTTATTCTATCACTCTCTGAAGCTAAACTAACATATTTATCTTGTTACAGT includes the following:
- the LOC127305248 gene encoding putative clathrin assembly protein At5g35200: MNNERSKQARGTQLPPRSRLLRISSSPAQARRRPAEAPSHLLFSPTGGAHQRSSRPLPPSDQSGEPGAPALPLGLQTMASGGTSIRRYVGAIKDSTTVGIAKVNSDYKRMDIAIVRATNHAESPAKEKYIRDIFGHLSAGRARADVAYCIRALARRLSKTRNWAVALKTLIVIHRALREVDPSFRDELISYGRSSGHMLHMSYFKDDSSSEAWDHSAWVRNYALFLEERLESYRVLKYDVEVDPLRTRDLDTTGLLEQLPALEQLLFRLLGCQPHGSSSYNTIIQHALSMVALESVRIHTAINDGILNLVDKFFEMQRDDAIRALDIFKRAINQVGQLSEFYEVCKTMHIGRGEKLLRIEQPPTSFLQTMEEYVREAPLASRNQAVLAIEYRKKPEDEEASTSPPPPVSTSVKEPEPEPVKEGAPRPEPVKEVAPRQEPVDLLGMDEPIPEISDLDQKNALALAIVQPDIAPKASSENVTTSWELALVTAPSSNNSATTSSKMSGGLDLLTLDSLYNDAHRQAQQNASYDPWQQQPTPMLSAPMTMMQQQQPMHSPFYASAQQQQAYMQQQQQAFMLQQQHKYQQQYQQMMMMAGPSVHHQASSNPFAGSYMPAASNGTGMM